Within the bacterium genome, the region AAATCGCCCGATTTTAGTTGCCGTAGTAAAAGCGCTCGTGTACGATCTTGCCGTCTTTCCAGCGCTGAACAGATACTTGCGTATATTTACGGATGCCCCAATCGGCGTGTGTATAATCGAGAAAACATTCTATCGCCGCGACGTTATCGCCGACGGCAATCGATTTAATCTCCATGCCGCGAAATTCAGTAACTTTTGAGAAAAATTCATTCTCGCGGTTACGATTCGCTTCTTTGCCGACGGTCGGCGATGTTTCGTTTTCCTGCATGACAACGTCATCGGCGTAATATTTTTCAAAAGCTTCCAAAGCATTTCCATTCTGGATCATGGAATACAGATCGCGGACA harbors:
- a CDS encoding ester cyclase is translated as MKIQESVRDLYSMIQNGNALEAFEKYYADDVVMQENETSPTVGKEANRNRENEFFSKVTEFRGMEIKSIAVGDNVAAIECFLDYTHADWGIRKYTQVSVQRWKDGKIVHERFYYGN